In the Euzebyales bacterium genome, AGCGCGCGGAGTTCGTCGAGCTGGCGGTCGATGCGGTCAACCACCCGCTCGAGACGCCAGCGCTCGTCGGCGCAGGTCGTGCCAGTCTCGAACGAGTGGAGCGCGTCGATGACCTCGTCGAGCGTGAACCCGTGCGCCTGCAGCGCCTTGGCGAGGCGGATGCGCTCGACGGCTTGGACCTCGTGTCCAAAGTCTATGGTTGCGTCGTTGTCTGACACATGCCCGCGACACCGCTCGCCGCGGGTCACCGAACGCCAGGAGCGCCGATGGCCACGCCTCCGATCTATGACGACACCGCGCCGATCGTGTGCACGATCAAGTCATGACGAGACCCCGGACCGCCTCGATCTCCTCGCACGGCTGCGCACGGCGCTGACTGTGGTCGAACGCA is a window encoding:
- a CDS encoding MerR family DNA-binding protein; this translates as MSDNDATIDFGHEVQAVERIRLAKALQAHGFTLDEVIDALHSFETGTTCADERWRLERVVDRIDRQLDELRALRDTVLDTAGGL